CCGACATCCTGATGCACTCGGTGGAGCGATCGGCTGCGGGGGAACGGTCCGCGTCGACATCCACGCTTGATGGTATGGTCGCGCGCCTCGAAGCCGACGGCCCGCGCATGACCGAGCGCATGTGGGATCCCGAAGTGCGCATCAGCGGCGACCTGGCGACGGTCTGGACGCCGTACGACTTCTACGTCGGAGAGGACCTGAGCCACTGCGGCGCCGACGCCTTCATCCTCATGCGCGACGGCGGCGACTGGCAGATCACTTCGCTCTCGTGGACCCGGCTTCAGCCTCCGGAGTGCGAACTGCACCCGGACGGGCCGCCGGGTTCGTGAATTCATCCCGTTGGCGGCGGGTGCTGGTTGCCGGCTGGCTGCTGTTCGCGGTTTCGTTCCTGCTGCCGGCACTGTCCGGGATACCGGATCGCCACCGCATAACGGTCCCGCCTCCCCCTCCTCCTCTCCCGTCTGCCGCCTCGTCGATCATGCCCGAGGCGGGTGCGGTCTCCGGTTCGGCCGGTTCGCTCATGGCGCAGCGCACCAACCTCACGCCCGGCTGGGAAGCCTTCCTGTATGCGCTTTTTGGCTGGGGCGGCATCCTCGGGATAACCAGCGCGCTCACCAACCTGCTCATGGTGGCCACTGCCTTTCATGGAAAGTGGTCCGCGCGCGAGAGGTGGCCCGTGATCGTCCTGGCCGCCGCTGCGGTGTTCAACCTGGGGTACTGGCTGTGGTGGGTCGCCGACGACGGGGGGTCCACGCTTGAGATCGGCTACTACGTGTGGGTGGCGTCCTTCGCGTGCGCGACCGTCGCATTCAGGCTGCGCGCGCAGAAGGGGACTATTCCCACCTCCGAATGATGGGCCATGGCCTCGTGACCCTAGGCCATGTGGAGCGCCTTGACCGCCTTTTCCGCCGCCTGATGCGCCGCGAAACAGGCCCAGTCATGCCTGCCGTTTGCAGGGGTCGCCGATACCTTGTAATATAGGGTATATAGCACTTCATGGTATTGGAGCGATCGGATGAAGAAGCCGGTGTACAAGGAGCTCGTGGCTGCTTCGTCGCGCCCCATGGTGCTCTCGATCCTGGCGGGCGACGAGAGCTACGGCTACGAGATCCTCAAGCAGGTGAAGGTGCTCTCCGGCGGAGAACTCGAGTGGTCGGACGGGATGCTCTACCCGCTGCTCCATCGGCTTGAACGCGATGGCTTGATCGCGGGCCGCTGGGAACTCACCGACGAGGGACGGCGGCGCAAGTACTACCGGCTGACCGTCCGCGGCAAGAGCCAGTTGGCGCGCGACCGGGTGAGTTGGCGGGCGGTGCACGGAGCCCTCGAGATGTCCTGGGGAGGCGGTCATGTGTGAACTGGACAGGGAAATCCGACGTTGGCGGCGGCAGGAGATCCGGAGGTCGTCGCTGTCCCCGCGCGAACTCGACGAGCTCGAGGATCATCTGAGGGCGCGAGTGGAACTGGAATTGGAACTCGATACCGCACGCTCGCCGCAACAGGCCTTCGCGCTCGCTTGGGATGAACTCGGCGGCGGGCGAGCGCTGTCCTGCGAGTTTGCGAGGGCGGGAAGGCCGAGGTGGCGAGGCCTGATGGCGGTCGCCGGGGTGTTGTTCGGGGCCTCCTTTTTTTTGCCGGTCATCGTAGCCGAGCTCCAGACCGCGGATGGGATGGTGCCCCGCTACGGGTACGAGGCGGTCTTGCGCCTGCTCGCCGACGGCGAACTTTCGTCAACACTCCTGGCGCTGGGTCCCAATTTGTTGATGGTCGTGGCTCTGGTCGGGGGTCTCGGCTCGGACCGATCTCAGGGTCGCTGGCTGCGGGGAATCGTCGGACTGGCGGGTCTTGCGTTACTGCTGATCGGGGTCACGAATCTCCTCTGGCCTGCTTCCGTCTCGTTGAATGGTGGTCCGCCGTTCCATTGGCCAGCGCCAAACCCGGTAACGAGCACCGTCCACTACCTCGCCGATCTGGGCATCGGATACTGGGCGTGGGCGCTCTCGTTCGCCTGCGCGACTGCTGGCCTGTGGATCCGCGACCGCGAGTGGGCGTCGGCGGAGCCGCGCCGGGCATCCGCCTAGCGACGGGAGCAGATCATGTTCGACCTGGACCAGGAGGTTCAGCGCTGGCGGGAGCACCAGATCCGGAGGTCGTCCCTATCCCTGCGCGAACTGGATGAGTTGGAAGACCACCTGCGGATTCGCGTCGATCTGGAGCTGGAGCTGGACCAGCGGCTGACCCCGGCGCGGGCCTTCGCGATCGCGCGCGACGAATTGGGAGAGACTTCTGTCCTGTCGAGGGAGTTCGCGAGGGCCGGCGCGCTCAGGTGGCGCCGCGCCCTGGTGTTCGGATGGGCGCTGTTCGCACTGTCGTTCCTGCTTCCGGCGCTCCGATTCGAATTCACCCGCGAGTCCGTTCAGGTGTTGTCACTGACGGGATACGAGGTCTTCTGGGCAGCTGTCACCGAAGGTGGGTTTCGCCACGCGCTCTGCAACCTGGCGATGCTGCTGACGTTGCCGGCGCTTTGGCGGGGACGAGTCCGTGGTGGACGATGGCTGGCCGGGGGCATCGGCCTGATGGGGTTGTACCTCCTTGAAACGGACCTCTCGTTGCCGCGCAGCAGCGCGGGTTTTTCGGCCTCGCTCCAAGGCGGGTATTTCGTCTGGGCGGCCTCGTTCGTCTGCGCCGCAGTCGGTCTTTGGCTGCGAGCGCGTGACTGGGTGCCGACGACAGCGGAAAGACCCGAGGCCTAGGCCCGAGGTGGGAAGAGGATTTCGACAGCAACCCGAACAAATACCGAATATTGGTGTATAAGGAGGTGAGCCAGTAACCGATCATCCCAGAGCCCCCGGAATCAGACGACCATGTCCACTGCCGCCCCCGCTCCAGCCGCACTTGCCCCGGTTCCTTCTTCGCCCACCCGTTCCCCCTCAGGCCAGCCCGCCGCGAGCGCGCTCGTTCCACCCGCGCCTGCTTCGGTCACGCCCATCTCCAGAGGGCTCAGGCCCGACCTCGATCCGCTCGGCGACGAGATCGCTCTTCTCTGCGCCCACATCACCGCGGCCACGTACCGGCTCCTCTGCCTGCTGAGGGTCTACGAGGAAGAGGAACGCTGGCAGGGATTCCGCTCCTGCGCCCACTGGCTCTCCTGGCGCACCGGCATTTCGCTCGGTCCCGCCCGCGAGAAGATGCGCGTCGCCCGTTGCCTCCCGTCCCTGTCCTTGATTCCCGAAGCCTTCGCCAAGGGAGAACTCTCGTACTCGAAGGTGCGGGCCCTGACCCGCATCGCCAACCCGGAAAACGAAGAGAAACTCCTCGACTTCGCGCGCCACGGCACCACCGCGCACGTGGAGCGCATGGTGCGCCATTGGCGCCGCCTGGACCGGGGCGACTCGTCGGAGGTCGCCCGTGCGGAGCGCCGCGGCCTCTCGGTGTGGCTCACCGACGAGGGCAGCTACGAAGTGCGGGGCCGGCTCAACCCGGAGGTGGGCGCGCTGCTCGTCAAGGCGCTCGAGGTAGCGGAAGGCCGGCTCTACCGCGCCGAGCGCAGCGCCGAGACCGAGCACCTGACCACGCCGGTACAACGCCGGGCCGACACCCTGGGGCTGTGGCTCGAGGAGCGCGTGCAGCCTCAGGTGCAGCTCGTGGTGCACTCGTTCAAAGGGGAGCAGCATCAGGAGCGGAAGGAGCATCAGGAGCACCAGAAGCGCGAGGAGCAGGAGCAGGAAGTGTCGGCCCTGCTGGTCACTGAAGAGGGCTGTGGCGTTTCAGCTGAAACGTCTTCGCGGCTCGCGTGCGACGCCGAGGTCGTGCCCATCGCGCGTGCGGACGACGGCTCCGTGCTGGATGTCGGGCGCCGCCGGAGGACCGTGGGCTGGCGCCTGCGCAAGGCCCTGGAGGCCCGCGACGGCGGGTGCCGCTTCCCGGGATGCGACTCACGCGCGCGCACCCACGCCCATCACATCACGCCGTGGGCCGAGGGCGGAGAGACGGCGATGAACAACCTGGTGCTCGTGTGTCCCTTCCACCACCGCGCGGCCCACGAAGGGGGCTGGCGGGTGGAGATGGGCGAGTGGGGAGTCCCGCGCTTCCTCAACCCGTTGCGCACTCCAGTGCCAGTGGTGCCCGCCTCCCCGGACATCGGCGGCCTGGTGCCCCGCGACGCCGCGAGGGCACGTCCGATGTCTTCGCGCGCGTTCCCGGTGTCTTCCACCCCGGACTTCGGTCTGGGTCGCTGGCACGGCCAGGACGGCATCGACGCCTGGACCGGGGACTCGCTGTGGACGGGCGAACGCATCGACTGGGGCTATGCGATGTTGTGCCTTTGGGGGGATGGGAGTGAGGGAGGACACACCAGCCAACAGGTGAGTTCAGCGGCCGCGAGTTGATCGCGGTGTAGTGGCAGCCGCTCGTGGACTCCGCCCGGGCACCTCCGGAACTCCGTTGTGAGCATGGTCTGGCACGCCTGAGCGCATCCGCTTTCGCGCCTGAGCAGCCAGCACGTACGTTCAAGCTCCGGAACTCGTCTCACCCCTCGGAAGCGATCCCGACCATGAGTATTGCTCGACGCCTCACTGCTTTTCGCAGGCTCTTGGCCCTTCCCTCTTCAATCGTCCGCGCATCCCGCGACGCCGAACGCGCACCCACCGGCCTCGCCGCCGCCTGCGGTGCGGTACTGGTGGCGCTGGCGACCCTGGCGGTCCCTGCGATCGCCGCCGCCCAGCAGGCCTTCACCCCGGAGATCGCCCTCGACGTGCGCACCCCAGGCATCGCGGCGGTGACGGCGGACGGCGCCCGGGTGGCCGTGACGCTCACGTCCCGCCGGGACCGGACCGACGTCGACCACCAGCGCTTCGGCGATCCCACCTACATCTCGCCCGTGTCGACCCGGCTGATGGTGATCGACACGCGGACCGGAGATCCCACCTGGGTTCAGGCCGAACTCGGGCAGCTGCGCGGCTATGCCTGGTCGCCGGACGGAGGGCGGCTGGCCTATTTCATGGTCGAAGACGGTGAGTACCGGCTCCGCATCTTCGACGCGGTCACCAGCGCGAGCAGGACCGTCACGCTGCGCACCGACAAGGAGATCGCGTCCTCCTCGCCGCTGGTGTGGTCGCCGGATGGCGCCCGCGTTCTGCTCGGGCTTCGCCCCGCTGGATGGGCGGAGGAGGCGCGCGCGGCCTTCCACTCCCTCACGGATGCGGCCGTGATCGTGCAGGACTCGCGCAACGACTTCCTGGCCTGGGACCGGGTGAGGAACCTCGCCAACCAGCAGGAGACCGTGCTCGTGTCGGTCGTCGACGGCACGGTGCGCGAGGTTCTCTCCGAGGTGACCCCGGTCGATCCGGGTTTCTCGGAGGACGGATCCTACATCACGTTTTCGACAGCCGCGCGGACGAAGACGTCGTACACTCGCCGGGACGGCACCGAGTACGAACTCTTCCGGCTCGATCTCGCGGCCGGTGGAGATCCGGTCTCGCTCAGGGACACGGGCGAGGAGCGCCTGAACGTAGCCTGGAACGACGCCCGCGACGCCTTCGCGTATGCCGATGAGGGCTCCGTCTTCGTGCGGCGGCTGGACGAGGACGAGGCGGTGGATGTGACGCAGCGTCATCGAGATCTTGCAGACGACTCCGGCGCTGGCGACGCAGCCGGTGCCGGCACAGGCCTCGACAGTCCCGATTCCGACGATGACGAGTCGGATTCCGACGGACTCCGCTTCGCCGTCGAGCGCTGGAATCCGTCCGGCGACCAGCTCCTCCTCAGCTCGCAGGACGCCTGGCACCTCCTCGATCTCGGCAGCGGCAACATGCGTACGCTTCTCGAGCTTGAAGTGGATGAAGACCAGCGCCCGCGCCGCCAGCTCCAGGGGTGGAGAGAGGATGGCCGGTATCTCTACTTCAGCTACTCGGCCCCGGACCGCTGGCAGCGCGGCCTCAAGCGCCTCGACACAGCGTCCGGCGACATCGAAACGCTGATGGTGGATGCCGGCCTCTACCGGTCCTGGAACGTCTCGGAGGATGGCGCGACGCTCGTCTACGCCATGTCGGACGGCGACCACCCCAACGAGATCTGGGTCGCGCGCGGGGACGGGTCGTCACCCCGGCAGCTGACCGACGCGAATCCCGGGCTCGAGGGCGTGGCGCTGACGCGGAGCGAGCTCGTCGAGTACCTGGATGTCGACGGCAACACGCTCTACGGCATCCTGTACTATCCGGCCAACTACGAGCCGGGGCGCGCCTATCCCATGGTGGCGGAGATCTACGAGGAGTACTTCGACAACGGGTTCAACGAGAACATGAACCTGATCACCGCCCAGGGATGGTTCGGGTTCCGGCCCTCGGTCCGCTTCGAGGAGGGCTTCCCCGGCGAGGCCTGGCTGAAGGCGGTGCCCAACGCGATCAACAAGATCATCGAGCGCGGGCTGGTCGACCCGGAGAAGGTGGGCGTGTACGGGCAGAGCTACGGGGGCTACGCGACCAACCTGCTCATCACCCAGACCGACCGGTTTGCAGCGGCCGCCAACGTGTCCGGCAAGGTGAACATCATCTCCTTCCTGGGGGACTCGCCGAAGATCACCACGCGCAACTATGCGGCTGCCGAGGTGGGGCAGGACCGCATCGGGGCGACGCTCTGGGAGCAGCCGCACAAGTACATCGCGCACTCGGCGGTCATGTTCGCCGACCGGATCGAGACGCCGCTGCTGATGCTCTCGGGCGAGGGCGACTGGAACGTGCCGGCCACCAACCAGCGGGAAATGTATTACGCGCTGCGGCGGCT
The nucleotide sequence above comes from Gammaproteobacteria bacterium. Encoded proteins:
- a CDS encoding DUF222 domain-containing protein, which produces MSTAAPAPAALAPVPSSPTRSPSGQPAASALVPPAPASVTPISRGLRPDLDPLGDEIALLCAHITAATYRLLCLLRVYEEEERWQGFRSCAHWLSWRTGISLGPAREKMRVARCLPSLSLIPEAFAKGELSYSKVRALTRIANPENEEKLLDFARHGTTAHVERMVRHWRRLDRGDSSEVARAERRGLSVWLTDEGSYEVRGRLNPEVGALLVKALEVAEGRLYRAERSAETEHLTTPVQRRADTLGLWLEERVQPQVQLVVHSFKGEQHQERKEHQEHQKREEQEQEVSALLVTEEGCGVSAETSSRLACDAEVVPIARADDGSVLDVGRRRRTVGWRLRKALEARDGGCRFPGCDSRARTHAHHITPWAEGGETAMNNLVLVCPFHHRAAHEGGWRVEMGEWGVPRFLNPLRTPVPVVPASPDIGGLVPRDAARARPMSSRAFPVSSTPDFGLGRWHGQDGIDAWTGDSLWTGERIDWGYAMLCLWGDGSEGGHTSQQVSSAAAS
- a CDS encoding helix-turn-helix transcriptional regulator; the encoded protein is MKKPVYKELVAASSRPMVLSILAGDESYGYEILKQVKVLSGGELEWSDGMLYPLLHRLERDGLIAGRWELTDEGRRRKYYRLTVRGKSQLARDRVSWRAVHGALEMSWGGGHV
- a CDS encoding nuclear transport factor 2 family protein, which encodes MIRNTAVSVLAVIALAACGTSGNEMGEGPEAGTMMSAADGGAPVAQAMPSTDHMPSDADRAAILATVQSLFDALGERDTELLTAILHPDILMHSVERSAAGERSASTSTLDGMVARLEADGPRMTERMWDPEVRISGDLATVWTPYDFYVGEDLSHCGADAFILMRDGGDWQITSLSWTRLQPPECELHPDGPPGS
- a CDS encoding prolyl oligopeptidase family serine peptidase, whose protein sequence is MSIARRLTAFRRLLALPSSIVRASRDAERAPTGLAAACGAVLVALATLAVPAIAAAQQAFTPEIALDVRTPGIAAVTADGARVAVTLTSRRDRTDVDHQRFGDPTYISPVSTRLMVIDTRTGDPTWVQAELGQLRGYAWSPDGGRLAYFMVEDGEYRLRIFDAVTSASRTVTLRTDKEIASSSPLVWSPDGARVLLGLRPAGWAEEARAAFHSLTDAAVIVQDSRNDFLAWDRVRNLANQQETVLVSVVDGTVREVLSEVTPVDPGFSEDGSYITFSTAARTKTSYTRRDGTEYELFRLDLAAGGDPVSLRDTGEERLNVAWNDARDAFAYADEGSVFVRRLDEDEAVDVTQRHRDLADDSGAGDAAGAGTGLDSPDSDDDESDSDGLRFAVERWNPSGDQLLLSSQDAWHLLDLGSGNMRTLLELEVDEDQRPRRQLQGWREDGRYLYFSYSAPDRWQRGLKRLDTASGDIETLMVDAGLYRSWNVSEDGATLVYAMSDGDHPNEIWVARGDGSSPRQLTDANPGLEGVALTRSELVEYLDVDGNTLYGILYYPANYEPGRAYPMVAEIYEEYFDNGFNENMNLITAQGWFGFRPSVRFEEGFPGEAWLKAVPNAINKIIERGLVDPEKVGVYGQSYGGYATNLLITQTDRFAAAANVSGKVNIISFLGDSPKITTRNYAAAEVGQDRIGATLWEQPHKYIAHSAVMFADRIETPLLMLSGEGDWNVPATNQREMYYALRRLGKEVVWVHYTAGGHGAGRASTEADFVDHWQRMFDWFAEHFGEERERSAAQDGS